From Candidatus Sphingomonas colombiensis, one genomic window encodes:
- a CDS encoding glycine zipper 2TM domain-containing protein, which produces MLTRFLGATLVAASLTGAMPALAQSSADEARFRAAQDRFDRELNVFRQEYDRYIQISRRNPGGYPPPRADNGYNGSEGWRDENGYDPSRYYRGGTQYQERAMGTDERVYSGNDGRYYCKRSDGTTGLVVGGAVGGILGNVIDGGRSRIVGTLLGGAAGALAGKSIDQKNSSLRCQ; this is translated from the coding sequence ATGCTTACCCGGTTTCTAGGCGCGACCCTTGTCGCCGCCAGCCTCACCGGCGCGATGCCCGCGCTGGCGCAATCTTCCGCTGACGAAGCGCGTTTCCGCGCGGCGCAGGATCGTTTCGATCGAGAACTGAATGTGTTCCGTCAGGAATATGATCGCTACATTCAGATTTCGCGCCGCAATCCGGGCGGCTACCCGCCGCCGCGCGCAGACAACGGCTATAACGGCAGCGAGGGCTGGCGCGACGAAAACGGTTACGATCCGTCGCGCTACTATCGTGGCGGCACGCAATATCAGGAGCGCGCGATGGGCACCGATGAGCGCGTCTATTCCGGGAACGACGGCCGTTATTATTGCAAGCGCAGCGACGGCACGACCGGGCTTGTGGTCGGTGGTGCGGTCGGCGGCATCCTAGGCAATGTGATCGATGGCGGCCGCAGCCGTATCGTCGGCACCTTGCTGGGCGGTGCGGCGGGCGCATTGGCGGGCAAGTCGATCGACCAGAAGAACTCGTCGTTGCGCTGCCAATGA